The Victivallis sp. Marseille-Q1083 DNA window TCAAACCCTGCGGCTGGAAACTTTAAGCGGTGACGAAATGACCAGCGACCACGCGGTCTTTCTCGATGCCGCCCTGCTGAAGCCGAGTGTCGACCGGCCGACCAGCACAGCCGGCGACACTTCACCGATCAAACTGGAACCCCTGCCGGCGGACGGCAAAATGAAAGTCTGGATCGATGAAGTCAACGATTTCGTCGAGGTGGATGTCCGAACTGCCGGCGCCGAAGCAGCCTACCGCTATACCGCCAGCCCCATTCCCGGCCAGATGGCGCTGGCTCCCGGCAACTGGCAAACCGCTTTCAATCCGGTCACGCCGCTGGAATTTTCCGATTCCTTCGGCTGTGAACTGTTCGCCTCCCCCGGCGAATACGAGCTGGGGAAATTCTATCTGGCCGCCGGCGGAAACCTCGACAAACTGCAATTTTCACTGGAAACGCTGACGGCGGAAGACGGGACCCGACTGCCGGATGCCGCCGTGGAATTGTTCTATGGCTATCGGATGCCGGAAGCCCGCCGCTACTCCTACCCGGCCGCCGATTCGATGGTGACGACCCGTTATCTGCTGCCGCTGCGGGAGCTGTCGCTGCCGGCCGGCGAATTCCGGGAAATTTTCCTGCGCGTTCACCTGCCGGACACCCAGCCGCCCGGGCGCTACACCGGCAACCTGCACATCGCCGGCAACGGCATTCAGACCACGCTGCCGATCCAGCTCGACGTCCTGCCGATTCGCCTGCAATCGCCGCCGGACAAAAATTGGGGCATCTATTACGACCCCGGCCGCGTCATCATGAATGAAACGGCCCTGGCCCGGGAACTCGCCGACCTGGCCGCCCATCATATCACGATGCTTTACTGCGGCGATTATCTGCGCATGCGGATCAGCCGCAATCAGGCCGGAGAACTGCAAACCTCCTCCGCCGCCCTCCGGCGCGGCCTGGAAGCGCTCCGCCGCAACCATTTCCGCGGCAAAGTGATCGTCAACCACGGCCTCGGCGAAGCGATCAGCCTCTTCCATCCCTGCGCCACCGTCGAGGACAAAAAAGCCGCCGCCGAACTGGTCCGGCACGATGCCGCGTATCAGGCGCTGGCCCGGCGGGTCATGACCGAATTGAAGCAGATCGCCGCCGAATACCCGGAACTGGAATTGCTGGTTTCGACCCTCGACGAAGTTTTCAACGACGGACGCCTGCCGCTCTATCTGGCCGCCACCGAAGCGGCCAAACAGGTCGACGGCTTCCAATATTACATCACCTTCAACTTCCTCGACGGCACCGACGCCATGCGCCGGGCAGTCGCGCCATACGCCGACTACCGCAGCGGCCACATGTACACCTGGGAGTGGTTTCTGGCCCGGGGCAATACTTTTGCCGCTTACCAGCAGGAACTGGACCGCTACGGCAGCAAGGCCGGCGCCTATTACAATCCGGTCGGTTATTTTTACAGCCCGAGCTGGTACCGGGCGGTTATGGGCGTCGAATTCTGGCAAAGCAATCTTTCCTTCCAGATTCCGTGGATGTATTACTCCTGCACCGGCAGTCCGTATGAATTTCCGGAGTCGAAAGGCAGCCATATCTTCGGCTTCTACGATGAAAATTACGGTCAGGTCATCCCAACCCTGATCTGGGAAGGCTATCGCGAAGGCATGGATGACTACCGTTATATTTATACGCTGGAAAAGACGATCGAAAAACAACGCGGCGGCAAGCCGGAGCTGGCGGCGGAAGCGGCGGAATTTCTGCAGCAATTCCGGGCCTCGCTTCCTGTGCCGCAGGGACTCGAGTACGGCAACCAACTGATCGGCACCAACCGGGAATGCCCGTGGACCAGCCGGGTCGCCGGTCAACTGAAATATAGCGACTTCCAGCAATTCCGACGCCAATGCGCCGAATATATCATCCGATTGGAACAATAAAAGGTTTTTTGTCATGAAGCAAGTATTCGTCGGTGAAACCGAACTTACCCTGCCCACCTACCAGCCCGGCCCGGCCGATCCGGAACCGCCGCTGCTGAAGGAATTCACCCCGCGCGGCGAACCGGTCTATCCGTATTCCACCCAGGAACTGCTCGGTCGCGAAGCGGTCGAGCGCCAGTACCGCGCCCTGGTATTGGAAAATGACTTTATCAAAGTCACCGTCCTGCCGGAACTCGGCGGCCGGATCTATTCGGCCTTCGACAAGGTGAACCGTCATGAGCTTTTTTACGCCAACCGCACGATCAAACCGGGGCTGTTCGCGGTGCGCGGCGCCTGGCCGGCCGTCGGTGTCGAATTCAATTTCCCGAACAGTCACTGCACCGCCACACTGGAAACGGTCGAAGCCGACACCGAAGTCGACGCCGACGGCTCGGCTTCGATCATCGTCGGCGATCTGGAATGCTGCAGCCGAATGAGCTGGAGCGTCCGGATTCGGCTGCGGCCCGATTCTTCCGCAATCGAACTGGACAGCAAGTTGTGCAATTTCACCGATTTTCCGGAGCGTTATTACTACTGGATCAACGCCGCCTGTCCGATCTACCCGGAAAGTGAAATCATCTACCCGGAAACGACCGACCGGCTGCTGACCCATCCGCCGATGGACGCCACCCGGCTCGGTTACCTGAACTGGCCGGAGCATGACGGCAGCGCCATCAACCGTTTCAAAAATATCAAACAGCACTTTCCGGTTTTCGCCGAAAAGATGACCGAGGATTTTTTCGGCATCTATCACCACGATCACAGCTTCGGCCTGGCCCACGTTGCCGACCGCACCGTCGTCAAGGGCCGGAAACTGTGGACGTTCGGCAACGCCCGCGACGGCAAAATCTTCATCGACCTGCTGAGCGACGACCGGCAGGATTACTGCGAGCTGCAGACCGGGCCGTTCCGGCTGCAGTCGGATTACCGGCTGCTGTCTCCCGGCGATTCGCATTGCCAAACCGATTACTGGCTGCCGGTCGCCGGCACCGGCGGATTCAACCTGGCCTGCCGCGAGTTCACCGCCCACATCAATCTGGGCGCCGCCGGCGGCAGGCTGAGACTCTGTCCGGCCCGGCGGCTTGAAGGCCTGGCCATCCAGGTGTGGCTGGACAAGGAGATCAGCCGGGAATACAGCATCGACACGCAGCCGGGCCGGCTGGTTGAAATCGAGCTTTCGGGCGGAAACCGGCTGCTGTTCCGTCACAACGGCCGGCTGCTGGCCTCCTACCGGACGCCGGCGGAGCGTCAGCCATCGAGCGCGGTCATTGACTGGCAACGGCCGCTCCCTGTGGTTTCGCCGGAACGCAAGGCCGTTTACCAGCAGGAACACGCCGACGATTCAGCCGCCGCCGCGAGCGCCGCGGCCGGCACCAGTGCGGCGGCCGCCGCCATCGCCGGCCGCCTGGCGCTGCGCCGCAACCAGCTCTCCCGCGCCAGATATTTCCTCGACCTGGCGCTGGCCCGGGACAGCCACCATCCAGAGGCGCTGCTCTACCGCGGCGAGCTGCATTGCTCCGGCCAGGAGTTCGAGGCCGCCGAAACGGACTGGATGCGGGCGGCGGAAACCGGCCGCGGCCGGCGGCGGGCCAGATTCAAGCTGGCTCAACTGGCACTGCGGCAGCATCAATTCACGACCGCGCTGTCCCGCTTGATTCCGCTCTGCGGCGAATTCCCGCACGACAGCCGGCTCTGGCATCTGCGCGCCGTCGCCGAACGCCGTCTCGGCATCGACAACCGGGCCAGCCTGGAAGCCGGACGCCGGGCCTTCCGCTGGGATCCGCTGGGTTGGGGGGAACGGTTTCTCGCCGGCGGCGCTCCGGCCGTCGGCGACCAATTCCGCATGGAAGCGGTATGCGCTTACTGCCAGCTCGACGACCGGGAGGCCGCGATCCGGCTGCTGCAGGGAGAATGGACGGCAAACATTGCCATCGCCCGCTATTATCTGGCGGCGCTTACCGGCCGGAAACCGAAAAATCCGCAGTGGAATTCCTGGCCGGCGTTCCGGCGGGAGGACGAAGCAATTCTGCGGCAATTTCAGAACCCGGAGAGCTGTTTCCAGCTCGGCTGCCTGCTGGCGGCCCAGGACCGCTGGGAGGAAGCGGTCGTCCGGCTGCTGATGGTCCGCGGTCCGCTGCAAGCTGCGGCGCGCAGTCTTTTAATGTTCTATTACTGGAAAATCGACCGGAACGTGCCGGTCGCCGCCGGCTACGCCGCCGCCGTCGGACCGGAAGCCGCCACCAAAACCCGAATCGCCGCCGCCGCAATTTTGCAGGAAGCCGGGCAGCCGGAAGCCGCCCTGCAACTGTTCACCCTGCCGCCAGCCGCCTTCGAGGCCGATTTGCGCCTGCAACTGGCCAGAATTCAGGCGTTGCTCTGCTGCAATCAACCGGAAAGCGTCCCCCGGCTGTTCGCCGCCAGCCATTTTACACTGTGCGAAGGAAAACTGCTGAGCCGCGAACTGTATGAATGCGGTTACTTTCAGCTCGCCAGACAGGCCGAAGCGACCGGAAACGACCAGGCGGCGATGGAATATTATCTCAAGGCAACCGAATATCCGGAAAATGTCGGCATCGGCGCCCCGGCCGCCAACAGAGAGGCGGAAGGCTATTTTCACGCCGCCCTCGCCGCCCGGCGCGCCGGGAAAGAGCCATTGGCGCAACAATACCTGGAACGGGCCGCGGCGGCCGGCGACGGTCTTGCCATCCCGTTTTTCCCGTTGCAGTTCCTCGTCCCGGAAGCCGGAACGGAACGTATCGACCGGCGTTACTACCGCAACCTGCGCTACCGGATCAAGGCGATGGAGCAGCTCGGCCGCGATCCGTCGGCGCTGCGAACCGAACTGGAAACCTATGCCGACTATCTCGCCGGCAGCCGGCGCAGTCTGGAATAAGCTCCCCTGGCCCGGAGTGCGATTGATCGCACTCCGGCCGCCCACTTACCGCCCGGCGTCAAGCAGCCACTGCCGATAACCGTAGCGGTTCTCCTCGCCGGCCCCCTGGGTTTCCCGCCGGATCACTTCAATCCGTTCCAGGTCACTTGCGGCAATTTCGGTGTCCGGCCGGACAATTTCACATTCGGCGACGACGACCAGTTGCGATTTTTTAGACGATTCGCGCTCGGTTGCAAAAAGCCAGCCCAGCAACGGCAAATCTTTCAGCAGCGGGACGCCGCCGACATCGCTGACCACCTGCGTTTTTTCAATCCCGCCCAGATAAAAACGGTTCCGCCCGTTGCCGAGCATCACCTGCTGACTGGACTCGTAATCGCCGGTCCGTACCGCTCCGGTCGAAGTGTACCCCAGCATGCTTCTGGTGTTGACCTCGACTTGAAGCACGGTGGCGTTGGCGGTGACCGACGGCGTGACGGCCAGTTCGAAACGGAATTGGTCGTTGGCCGTTTTCACCTCGACGGCGTTGCCGTGCTGCTGTCTCGTTCCGTCCGGCAACGGCGTCGGTTCCAGCGGCGCCGACGCCGCGTACAGAATGCCGCTGGAGCGCCGGATGCGGCCGGTCGAACCGTTCTGGACAGCCAGTTCGCCGGTCGAGACGATTTTCGCTTTCCCTTTGGAAACCAGAAAATCCAGGAATTTGGTGTTCCACTTCGGTTCGAAATTGAAATAGTGGGTATTGACCGTCCCGTCCGGAGCGACCGGGGTTAAAATATCCCCGACGTTGTAATTTTTCGAAAAATTGGCGCCGGTATTGAACAACCGGACGCCGTCGTTATTTTTCCAGGACTGGAAATCGACGCCGAGCATGCCGTCGTTCTCCGCGTCCAGCTCGTAAACCGTGCAACTGATCCGGACTTCCGGATGGGCCACGTCATAGAGTTTCAACATCTCCTCGATGTTCTTGCGGGAATACAATGCCGTATTGAGAAAAAGACAGTTCAAATCCTCGTCCACCTCCACTTTGTCCTTGCCGCCGATCAGCTCCACCGTATCGTTGGAAACATTGGCGCCGACCAGCTTGATCATCGCCTGCAGTTCCCTGGCGCTCCGGTTGGCCGGGAAATAGATATATTTCGGCTGGCCGGAGGAGTTCATGATTCCCGGCGCATCGAGCGATTCGACCAGTTCGTCGATTCCCATGCCGTTCGGACTCGACGCGAACCGGTATTCCTCGGCGGACACCATGATCACCCCGGTGCCGTCGGCAAACTTGACGCATTCGATACCGGTCGGCACGAAAATTTTCGCCGTCCCGTCCCGGTTTTCCTTGCTGTAAACATTGTAATAATCCGGATTGGCGCGGCCGGCGGCGTTGTTGTAATCGACCCGCAGCGTCTGGACCATCTCCCGCAGATACGGACGGATCGAATACGGATCGGCATGTTTCAGCACATAGGTTTTGGTGATGATTTTGGGATCGTTGGTGTCG harbors:
- a CDS encoding NPCBM/NEW2 domain-containing protein; the protein is MNKFCHILGSLALALTAAAEVQFDPDRTILFASFDRNANADFYRDGNKTAARADGHLVPGRNGTAIRLADGEEVKYTDVSLPAAAGLVEFDFKPEWNGNDNATHIIFRLLAGKDNYIEINKLGGTHGNVLGGAFLARTDGEIQARYCAIADADGQRFDISDWRAGQWHRLTLSWSGGQFQFQVDGTPVAAGTLTALPDLQAATLLLGRVDGAASYDNLRIGQPVPTGFVYLSDLAENVSKTPPQLKFGKDCFPTSWGNRLPLKRQGKFYRKGLALHAPGMVEYALNGEYARLVATIGINELAGPAGSVVFVVNGDGRELFRSRELLRVNDDWLDLDLDVSGVQTLRLETLSGDEMTSDHAVFLDAALLKPSVDRPTSTAGDTSPIKLEPLPADGKMKVWIDEVNDFVEVDVRTAGAEAAYRYTASPIPGQMALAPGNWQTAFNPVTPLEFSDSFGCELFASPGEYELGKFYLAAGGNLDKLQFSLETLTAEDGTRLPDAAVELFYGYRMPEARRYSYPAADSMVTTRYLLPLRELSLPAGEFREIFLRVHLPDTQPPGRYTGNLHIAGNGIQTTLPIQLDVLPIRLQSPPDKNWGIYYDPGRVIMNETALARELADLAAHHITMLYCGDYLRMRISRNQAGELQTSSAALRRGLEALRRNHFRGKVIVNHGLGEAISLFHPCATVEDKKAAAELVRHDAAYQALARRVMTELKQIAAEYPELELLVSTLDEVFNDGRLPLYLAATEAAKQVDGFQYYITFNFLDGTDAMRRAVAPYADYRSGHMYTWEWFLARGNTFAAYQQELDRYGSKAGAYYNPVGYFYSPSWYRAVMGVEFWQSNLSFQIPWMYYSCTGSPYEFPESKGSHIFGFYDENYGQVIPTLIWEGYREGMDDYRYIYTLEKTIEKQRGGKPELAAEAAEFLQQFRASLPVPQGLEYGNQLIGTNRECPWTSRVAGQLKYSDFQQFRRQCAEYIIRLEQ
- a CDS encoding DUF5107 domain-containing protein, producing MKQVFVGETELTLPTYQPGPADPEPPLLKEFTPRGEPVYPYSTQELLGREAVERQYRALVLENDFIKVTVLPELGGRIYSAFDKVNRHELFYANRTIKPGLFAVRGAWPAVGVEFNFPNSHCTATLETVEADTEVDADGSASIIVGDLECCSRMSWSVRIRLRPDSSAIELDSKLCNFTDFPERYYYWINAACPIYPESEIIYPETTDRLLTHPPMDATRLGYLNWPEHDGSAINRFKNIKQHFPVFAEKMTEDFFGIYHHDHSFGLAHVADRTVVKGRKLWTFGNARDGKIFIDLLSDDRQDYCELQTGPFRLQSDYRLLSPGDSHCQTDYWLPVAGTGGFNLACREFTAHINLGAAGGRLRLCPARRLEGLAIQVWLDKEISREYSIDTQPGRLVEIELSGGNRLLFRHNGRLLASYRTPAERQPSSAVIDWQRPLPVVSPERKAVYQQEHADDSAAAASAAAGTSAAAAAIAGRLALRRNQLSRARYFLDLALARDSHHPEALLYRGELHCSGQEFEAAETDWMRAAETGRGRRRARFKLAQLALRQHQFTTALSRLIPLCGEFPHDSRLWHLRAVAERRLGIDNRASLEAGRRAFRWDPLGWGERFLAGGAPAVGDQFRMEAVCAYCQLDDREAAIRLLQGEWTANIAIARYYLAALTGRKPKNPQWNSWPAFRREDEAILRQFQNPESCFQLGCLLAAQDRWEEAVVRLLMVRGPLQAAARSLLMFYYWKIDRNVPVAAGYAAAVGPEAATKTRIAAAAILQEAGQPEAALQLFTLPPAAFEADLRLQLARIQALLCCNQPESVPRLFAASHFTLCEGKLLSRELYECGYFQLARQAEATGNDQAAMEYYLKATEYPENVGIGAPAANREAEGYFHAALAARRAGKEPLAQQYLERAAAAGDGLAIPFFPLQFLVPEAGTERIDRRYYRNLRYRIKAMEQLGRDPSALRTELETYADYLAGSRRSLE
- a CDS encoding type II secretion system protein GspD, which encodes MRWKSTLTALLLPAAFPALANQQPTSNDNPAYSQSNVQAQLRLNIREDAEVVHFIRDTNDPKIITKTYVLKHADPYSIRPYLREMVQTLRVDYNNAAGRANPDYYNVYSKENRDGTAKIFVPTGIECVKFADGTGVIMVSAEEYRFASSPNGMGIDELVESLDAPGIMNSSGQPKYIYFPANRSARELQAMIKLVGANVSNDTVELIGGKDKVEVDEDLNCLFLNTALYSRKNIEEMLKLYDVAHPEVRISCTVYELDAENDGMLGVDFQSWKNNDGVRLFNTGANFSKNYNVGDILTPVAPDGTVNTHYFNFEPKWNTKFLDFLVSKGKAKIVSTGELAVQNGSTGRIRRSSGILYAASAPLEPTPLPDGTRQQHGNAVEVKTANDQFRFELAVTPSVTANATVLQVEVNTRSMLGYTSTGAVRTGDYESSQQVMLGNGRNRFYLGGIEKTQVVSDVGGVPLLKDLPLLGWLFATERESSKKSQLVVVAECEIVRPDTEIAASDLERIEVIRRETQGAGEENRYGYRQWLLDAGR